In Lactuca sativa cultivar Salinas chromosome 5, Lsat_Salinas_v11, whole genome shotgun sequence, the DNA window gactggaccgccctactgggcctacagtctatctgaatctatcccgagccttcggcatgactggtccgcctcgtGGGCGTGCAGTCTCCCCGGATCGCTCATatggtatgttggccttcagcacaaagcaggaccgcctcaacccgactaacaagcaaataaccatgtgcgcataactatcatatactggcatatacaaacaccaaacatatctatcacactgatcatcaatcatagaattctctcgtaactagagtaccgacctagcaggtcactaacatatcaatccttacggatcataagagcataacatattgtctaccctgattccgatctaacagatcataaccacatgtagcataccataacattaacaactaaagggtcggccttggtgtcgtagaccctatcgatatagtgaggataactaacCTTGTAAATGTCGACTCGGAAGATAAACTCCAAccctcggatcacttgacacatgctccaccacctatgatcatagtacaatatactcataagtccttaaccttataaggtactccataacccaccagtcaacccctagtcaaagtcaaagtcctcagtcaaggtcaacagtccatgttgaccccaactcgccgagtaccctcggctactcaccGATTTCCTTGAAGtacaatccaactcgccgagtcatcgggtgactcgtcgagttccttcgattctctatcaaactttaaggccacccgtcgagttccctccttgcaactcgacagatACACCCGCATACATATtctagggaaaactcatccgactcgccgagttgttcttcaactcgtcgagtcttatggtaatcttcatcggactcgccgagttgttcatccaactcttcgagttcacggccatcttcatgtgactcgccgagtcaaccttgcgactcgccgagtctattcggtcctctttccatacatacttgttttgagccatgcagcggctccaaatcacagatccaagcttctagggcatgcttatcacgtaaagttgcaaactttacgtgcatgcatggatttaaaggctctaaatgcctattttaagttcttaatggaacttcatgcacaatagggaccttaatcatgaccaaaactgaaactttatgcttcaagaatccaaggagggtccagatctgaagttacaacctcagatctagcccatagctcatctttCCAACTTATTAActcaccaaaaaccctaaaactcaaccaatagaagagattcacaaggaaaatgtgatgtggttacctccaaaagatgataactgagataaAAGTTGATTCCTacactctacttgctccaatctccttctcctccaagccttctccctccaaagatcctcttttcaagcttcaaacacacaatgggcacacacacacgtattagggttttaaggggctctcaaACACTGCAAAGacgccaaaggaggctgaggctcctttaaatagaggtgcaaaccccgggatttagggtttcatctgccaactcctactcgccgagtcccaatcatggactcgtcgagtaggtcacttaacacgcgatctcaccccgctgctactcgacgagtaggtcaaccaactcgtccagtagagcttaacccaataaatcttatttaaacaatacctgagaatttgGGCGTTACAAAGATGTTCTTGAGTTTTTCTTAAAGGAAGAGAATAGAAGAAAATGTGTTCTCGAGTTTCATCTAAAGagggaaatgagaagaaaatggAAGGATTGGAAAGAAAAAGCTTAACATGCATTTGGTTATGTTAAATTTTCTAGTGTTCcatgaaaataaaaattttgaaaacatgttcaATTGATtcagtttttaaattttttccaagaaaatggaattttttttatcaaaccgTATATAAATTAGAAATTTGATTTTTATAGTTTTAAAgtcttttaaatttataaaatgaaaaatgaaaactcCATTCGGTTTCAACCAAAcgcattttttaaattttttattaaaaataatataaaaactcAACCCTGTTTTCTGAAAACATTttctaaaaaaatgaaaacaatttTTCATAATAAAAACACCCTATTTTTTTCATGAAATCTTTCCGCCTACTTTTGAAATGAATAAGAGTAAAGGGAAAGAAATGAAATGATAGGAAAAGAGGGGGAGAGAATGAAGTGAAAGGAAAGGGAAGTCCATTTTTCTTCCCTTCCCCTTCCTTTCTTTTCCCTCCGTTTCCTTTCTTTAAAAACAAGACGTCGGGATGGAAAGAGAGGAGCGGGAGGAATGAAGAGAGGGTTGATCGGGTTTGACTagggagagagagaaaaaaaaatagataagATTGAGCGtcttaaagattttgagaaatgaGATGGACGAGTTGTGTAACCCAAAGAAAGAaacaaagaaaagaagaaaaaatgGAAAAACGAATGGTTGACAACTTGGCCGGTAACAAGATGAACTTGAACTGGAACACCATTTCCTTTGTCGTGAGACCGGTTACTAGTAACTCCTTCCACCCTCATATTAATATTAGTCTATAGATGCTATTTAATTTTAATAGAATTACACATCATATGAGCTGGTGTAAGCAGCGCCACTCTGTAAATGCTAGGATCCATGTTAGAAAATTTCTTTTAGCAAATTATTTTCTTTGGACGATGTTTTAGTTTACTTGATTTCTAAAATTCTAATAGTGGAATTCAAATCTTATTATTccaatatatatacatttttatttaACTATATTTATAACTTTTTTGGAATCTTAATATCATATGATATACATGTAATTTTGagggatttttttttttgataatacTAATGAAAAACCATAAGCTGTCGTTCTCCATACATACATACCTGTTATGTTGTATTCAAAAACATTATGAAAATAATACAGAAGTAGAGTTGAATATGTGAGCCAACAAACAAACAGGTGATGCAAATGCAAAAGTGAAGGTATTGAATGACTAGACTACTCGTTGAGCCAACCACCTGAGGAATTATGGTGTGAATAGGGGTTGTATGGACCAGGGGCAAACCCCATGGGCTCCGCACCGAAGCCAGGTCCATGCATGGGTGGACCATAACCCCCGAAGcccctattattattattattattccccATACCCATACCCATAGGCATAGGTGGTGGTTCAGGGCGTCTGGAGTTTCCCATTCTGGAGTGATTCATGTCGTCCATTGGCCCCATCCTTGTATGGTTGAGCTCGTCCAGCCTGGGCGCATACCGTTGCATTGTAGATGTGCCGGCCCTGTTGCTGTTATTATATGATGCCATATCATGACCACCATATCTCCTTGAACCCCCTGCCCTCATCTCATCAACATAAGATCCCCCCCTACTATCATACCCCCCTGGACCCGGATTATGATGATACTGAACAGAAGCCTCAGCGGGTCTCATCGAATAGCCGCTGCTAGGAGTAGGaagattattgttattattagcaGAATCGGGTCGCCTATATGTTGtaccactaccactaccacccATGTAAGGTGGTGCTTCTTCAGTGGTggcggggatggggatgggggtGGGGGTATTGTAGCGATGTTGGTTGACCGATTGACTTAGTATATCAGTCCGAGAGCGAGAGGCAGAGCTATTATAATCCATCACCTCAGAGGTAGGTGGCGGTGGGTTATACCTCCTCTCCAAATGTCGGTGACTTGCTTCATCTTCAACAATGAGAGTGGGAGTGGGACCCGGGGAAGGATGCTTAATGTCAAGTTTCTGGGGTGGTTCAGGAACTGGCTTATCGTCTTCATCTTGACCTTGACCACGAGAATATTTATCCTCAAGTTTAAGTTTCTTCTGAGATTGTTTATCCTTTTGTTTCCGTCTTCTCTTTTTTGAAAATGAAGTCTGATTGGACTGGATCTGCTGCTTCTTTTTAGGGGTTTCCCTTTCCTTTTTTGTTTTATCTGTTGGAAGATCATCAAGGATAAGGGGAAcaggaagaggaagaggaagatcCACCACTTGTATGTCATTCTTCTCGTTTTGAAGCAGATTTTCATCAGCTCGGGGTTGTGTATGTATATGGCCATGCTGTTGGGCGATACTTTTATGCTTGTTTGTCCAATCTGGACGACTCCACAGGTACAGGACTGGTGTAGTATTGTTCCATTGATCCATTTGCTTTGCATTCACATCAATCGATCCAGGAAGATAAAATGactgaataaaattaaatatctaAATCAGCAATCAACATATCAAACATAAAATGACTGAAAAAAAAAGCAAAGGAAAGGATGTACGTACCTTCCCAGCTAACAATTCAGCATCCTCCCAGACTAGATCATATGGACATTTCTGCTTTTCACTATCTAACCTGCTCACACACATACATAACATGTGTAAATATTTATAGACAACGTTGCTCATCTTATAGATTATGGGCAACAGGTCTATTTGTCTTTGTAACTATTAGTATTTACACAAGCATATATATTATGATACCTTTCAGTTTCAGGGGGAACAATAAGAATGATAAGCTTAGGCATAAATTTAACTGCCTGTTGTATAAACTGATTTGCAAGAGCAGCATTTTTCCCAAATGGAGGGTTTAGTCCCATGATCTGCTCAAAGAATATATTTTATAAGAAACACAAACTAAAAAGAAAAGGAATCAACATGATCTTTACCAATTTAAAGCTTTTTGGCAATTCGTTTGGACGAACAGACATCCAATCCCTCCTCTCAAAGTAGAAATCATTCTGCAAACAAAACAGCAATAGCAAAATACTAATGAATCAACAAATCCAAAAATATATTAACAGAGGGAAGCATATACCTTTGGTCTGGTAATATCGTAATTTTTGAAAGAGCACTTGTTTTTTCCCATCTCATCAAGGTGTTTCTTCATAAGGAAACTGAAGTCATTTGCCCCACAGCAAAAATCAACCACCTGCATATGCATAAGGATAGAAATAGAATAATACGTACCACAACAGACAAATAAAATAGCAAATTCAATTCTCATCAGGTAAGGTAACTAGGTAAGGTAAACTTACTGTGTCACCATCTTCAACATAATATTTGAGCTTCTCAACAATCTGTCATGTCACAGAGGTGCCAACACAAACTACATTAGCCTCTCTCTcccttaataaataaataaaagaaaaagtaaaTGACAACAATGACCTTCTCCAGCTTTTCCACTTTTGTAAAATGACGACCAAAAGATGTATAACGCATGCCATGCAGAAATGGTGCAAGGTAGACTTTGAGCTTATCCTGCATGCATGAAAGAAAATGATGATGAAAACAGAAAGAACATGATGAAACAGATTTTGAAGATTAAAATATCATATGTACCTTCCACCTCATTAACTGGTCAAGAACACCAGGCTCACAGACAGCCATTGCATCTTCAAGACTGCAtccttcttcaagcttcttcaaAGCTACATGAAGAGCCTCCACAGCACCTTCCACTCTGCCCAAGATGATGGATTTGTCCACTCTTGATGAAATTGCATGTGTTGATGGTACTTTCTCTGTGTGGTGCCTCTTCACCTCCTCCAGTGTAATAGAGGAAGCAGCATCTTTCATCAGATCCAATATTCTGTAATTAAtgcataaaaaattaaaatatatgacatgatatgatatgatggttTACAATGAAGTACACACctctgttttgattcttcatctATAGGAGATGAAATTTGCTTGCTCTCATCAACTGACATGTCATCCTTCTCCAAATTGTTTGGTTCCATTCCTTTATTCATATATTCAAACAATCTACACCCCAAGCTAGGTTGACCATCATTTGAGCTAGGGCTAGGCATCTTGATTTTTGCTGACAAAGACCTCCTTAGAGATAGAGAGGTGTCTGctagtttcttcttcttcttcaagggcACCGACCCAACTGCTGCTCTCTTCTTGGAAGAAGAATCTTCCATTTTAGTGGCTGAAGATTTTTCGCCACCTTTCTGTGACTTGATAACAGTAACAGGCTTCTTGCTTGTGTATTCTGAATCTGTATCTAatgtttccttcttcttcaatggCAGTTTTGATGGTTGATCCATCTTGCTAATGCTATGGCGATTAATTCGAAATATTAAGGTTCTTGCAGGGGTCCCGAGCTTCTTATCAATATCATGATTTAAGCAATATATCAATGCACGGGATTTACCCAAAAGATCATCCCAAGCTCGGACTATGTCATCATCACCAGCTTGAGACTCAAACATAATACCCCTGTAAAACCACAAGTATCATCAGAAGATATGAAACAAGAAACAGAGACAGACACAGAAACAGAAACAAGACTACCTTGGTAAGCATTTCCTGTGGTATGATTTTGGACATCGCCTGCAAATAGCAAACTGCAAGTCTTTCACTTTTTCATTTTCTGTTTGCTTACAGACATCGCATTTGTGGGCAGGGCATATGAATGGTTCCCCTGCACCGATTTTTTCTAGAAGATTCTTCTGTTCAGCTTCAACATTCGGCTGTAGAATCTTTGCTACACATTTTGGGTGATAAAAGTGGCCACAAGTTGCAGAACTACAACGAAAAACCTGAACAACATGGCCATACAgaagtttttaaattaaaatataatactaTGAAAAATGGGTTGACTCAAGTATTACACACCTCAGCACCAGAAGATTTATCAGAAGACCCTAGTTTACCACAAACAGAGCATTGGTGTTGGCTATACAAACAATTATCACACAGGAATTGTTGTGTTCTCTGCAAAAGGAAACATAAAAAGAAATTAACTGagaaaaaggaaagaaaaaaacATTTATGAATATAAAGAGTTGGAACACCTTCACTTGGTCAGGAGTTAGGCCAAGAGATTTACAATTGGATTCTTCTGCCTCCTCAGTATCTGGGGTTGCATGAAATGACCTAAAACATTTCCCGTCACAACTGCAGTGGATGGTGAAATACATCAGAAGACtatcaaatgaaaaagaaaaaaaaaaaaaaacacatgcaAGTAGCAGGTAGTACCAGGTAAGTGTACCACcattatcacatatagcacaaaCTGAATCAAAAGGATCCTCCTCTTCATCCGACTCACTATCTTCATTGGCCTCTGTGACAAAGTCATCATCATTTGCATCATCAACTATAAAGCTCGGCTTTGTAGCAGTTTCAGCCTCCTGTAAGCCAGTCGGTTATTTCCAGAATATTAAAACAGCATGATGGATCAATAAGGAACAACCAGAAAGCAAAGATTATACATACCTCAGAAACTTTCCTCTTTCTGGGATTCTCCAAAAATGCAGCCAAAAACTGTTGGATTCAGCAATTTTGTTAATCGTCAAAAAGATCTCAAAGAATACAAAACATAAACAAGACAAACCTTGGATTTCGCCAATGTTTCATCCCTGTCTACGGCATCTCTAATGAAGCTCATATGACCTCTCAAATCATTCTCTGAAGGCCTGGCATCATGCAAACTGCAAAATGAAAAAAAGAGATGGTCCTAACAAACTGATACCAATAAAGACtacaaaacaacaacaacaacaacaaatgcaGATACCTGAAAACTTTAGAGAGGTGGTCCCACAGAGATTTCCCTGATGCTTCTGGTTTTCTTTTCAAGTAGGATAGGCAATGCACAGTAATCAGAATTGTCTTAATCTCATTTTCAAAACTCTTTCTAGGCTTTTGAAGCTTAATCCAATGGTTATCTTTGGAAAGCACTGAAATCTCGGGATTAGATTTTGATAAATCATACTTCCATGCCTTCACTGCTTTGTATAGCTTTTGAAGACCATTATCTGCAGTGCCCCTCAAAAAGATTCCTGTAGTAGGGCTTGAACTCTCACTCTCACTCTCATTCCATTGCAGAGGTAATATTGAAAATGAAAGGGGTTCATCATCCCCATCACAGAAATAGTATTCCGAGATAGTATCTGCAAATGTCTCTTCCTCATCATCTGATGAGGCCATGTTCTAAGCTTCTCCCACTCACAATGAGACAACACTATATTTAATACCTACAAAAAAAATACACATGCACACACCTCAGTGAAAGAGTACATGGTAGATACATACAAGTTTTAACAAGAGAAGATTGCCAGGTTTTCACAAGTCATGCAAAATATCCAGTCAGTAAAGGGAACAGACTTGTGGGTTGCTATAATAACACAACTGCAAAACTAGGGTTCATAAGAAAAGCTGTTGACAGCCCCAGGAGGGTAACCAGCCATCAGATGCTCTGGGGGTGCATACGGTGTTGACAGTATCCCTTGTTATTGTCCATGGATTGAAGAAACCCCCAGAAAATATTTGGTTTTCACTGGCAATTTACAAACAGAAGACGATAACAGGCTGTGTATAGTTTAGgactagattagggttttagcgTTTATTCTGTCTTATGCGATTCATGAATCAACAAAAAAGATATATTAACCAAACAAATTCACAAAAAACAGAGATAAACTAAGTTTGTATTACTAAGATAACCAAGAATTATAGGTTATAAGATAGAAATCTAGAGCAAATGATTAACCAATTCAATATGATAACATACATAACAACGCAGATGCTTAGTGTGTAAAGGTCAAAGACAACAATTAACTCAAAACGAAAGAAAATGCATCTAAAATCAAATTGAACTGTGTGCAGAAGATTAGGTGGGAATCACCTGCTCGTCAGACGACCCCTATGACGAAGTGGAGAAGACGCAGTGCACGGCTGAACAAGAATATGATGAATACGATGTATAGGTTTACCCGATGAAGCGTATGGTAATGTTCAGCGAGGGCAAGATCGTAATCTGCTACACATTTTACGTTAGGAAGGAATTAATTCCATAAAAACAAAATGCAAGATTAGTCCTGTGCCATAAAAACAAATCTGTAAGGTTGGTTAAAAAAATGGGATAATGATTTAGGATTAAAAAAAtaggataatgacttaggagggtaataacgtttTTTGTTTGTCCaagcatattttttttttttttgtatattacaccattaaggttaCTATAACCGTCTACAAAtagtttttttgtgttttttgtttGCATATAAGGTCTAAAATCAATGTTTTTCTGTGTTTTTGatccaaaaaaacttgaaaatacGGTCATACCATTTTACTTTCTTTTTTATATGTAatctttaattttttaaatactattttaatttaaaaataaaaagaaaagaaaataactctctctctctctctctctctctctctctctctctctctctctctctctctctctctctctctctctctctctctctctctctcatatgatCATCTTCTTCATAAAAAAAACCATGAGGAAACAGTTATCAAGATCTCATGTTCAATTATCCACTTAATCGACGAGCAACAGAACATCGAGCTTGCTTCCGGG includes these proteins:
- the LOC111915112 gene encoding protein ENHANCED DOWNY MILDEW 2, which encodes MASSDDEEETFADTISEYYFCDGDDEPLSFSILPLQWNESESESSSPTTGIFLRGTADNGLQKLYKAVKAWKYDLSKSNPEISVLSKDNHWIKLQKPRKSFENEIKTILITVHCLSYLKRKPEASGKSLWDHLSKVFSLHDARPSENDLRGHMSFIRDAVDRDETLAKSKFLAAFLENPRKRKVSEEAETATKPSFIVDDANDDDFVTEANEDSESDEEEDPFDSVCAICDNGGTLTCCDGKCFRSFHATPDTEEAEESNCKSLGLTPDQVKRTQQFLCDNCLYSQHQCSVCGKLGSSDKSSGAEVFRCSSATCGHFYHPKCVAKILQPNVEAEQKNLLEKIGAGEPFICPAHKCDVCKQTENEKVKDLQFAICRRCPKSYHRKCLPRGIMFESQAGDDDIVRAWDDLLGKSRALIYCLNHDIDKKLGTPARTLIFRINRHSISKMDQPSKLPLKKKETLDTDSEYTSKKPVTVIKSQKGGEKSSATKMEDSSSKKRAAVGSVPLKKKKKLADTSLSLRRSLSAKIKMPSPSSNDGQPSLGCRLFEYMNKGMEPNNLEKDDMSVDESKQISSPIDEESKQRILDLMKDAASSITLEEVKRHHTEKVPSTHAISSRVDKSIILGRVEGAVEALHVALKKLEEGCSLEDAMAVCEPGVLDQLMRWKDKLKVYLAPFLHGMRYTSFGRHFTKVEKLEKIVEKLKYYVEDGDTVVDFCCGANDFSFLMKKHLDEMGKNKCSFKNYDITRPKNDFYFERRDWMSVRPNELPKSFKLIMGLNPPFGKNAALANQFIQQAVKFMPKLIILIVPPETERLDSEKQKCPYDLVWEDAELLAGKSFYLPGSIDVNAKQMDQWNNTTPVLYLWSRPDWTNKHKSIAQQHGHIHTQPRADENLLQNEKNDIQVVDLPLPLPVPLILDDLPTDKTKKERETPKKKQQIQSNQTSFSKKRRRKQKDKQSQKKLKLEDKYSRGQGQDEDDKPVPEPPQKLDIKHPSPGPTPTLIVEDEASHRHLERRYNPPPPTSEVMDYNSSASRSRTDILSQSVNQHRYNTPTPIPIPATTEEAPPYMGGSGSGTTYRRPDSANNNNNLPTPSSGYSMRPAEASVQYHHNPGPGGYDSRGGSYVDEMRAGGSRRYGGHDMASYNNSNRAGTSTMQRYAPRLDELNHTRMGPMDDMNHSRMGNSRRPEPPPMPMGMGMGNNNNNNRGFGGYGPPMHGPGFGAEPMGFAPGPYNPYSHHNSSGGWLNE